One Triticum dicoccoides isolate Atlit2015 ecotype Zavitan chromosome 5B, WEW_v2.0, whole genome shotgun sequence genomic window carries:
- the LOC119311745 gene encoding linoleate 9S-lipoxygenase 2-like: MFGGGLDIIGGITGSKTRLKGSVVLTRKNALDFNDLGATVMDNVTEFLGRGVTCQLISSTIVDSNNGNRGKVGAEASLEQWITSLPFITVGENKFSVNFDWAVDKLGVPGAIIVKNNHASEFFLKTITLDNVPGHGKVVFVANSWVYPQAKYRYSRVFFANDTYLPSKMPAALKPYRDDELRNLRGDDQQGPYEAHDRVYRYDVYHDLGDSRQILGGSKEFPYPRRCRTGRKLSQTNPDRESRLLPLVQSIYVPRDELFGHLKKSDFLGYSLKALVEGIIPAIRTYVDLSPGEFDSFADILKLYEGGIKLPDIPALQEMRKRFPLQLVKDLIPMGGDYLLKPPKPQVIKQDEKAWMTDAEFAREILAGVNPMMITRVTEFPPKSTLDPSQYGDHTSTITEAHIGLSLEGLTVQQAVASNRLYILDHHDHMMPYLVRLNNLDDTFLYATRTLLFLKGDGTLAPVAIELSTPLLEGGLTTAKSTVYTPASTGVEAWIWQLAKAYVCVNDYGYHQLVSHWLNTHAVMEPFIIATNRQLSVTHPVHKLLHPHYRDTMNINSRARELLVSAGGIIELTVFQRKYAMEMSSVTYKDWNFNEQALPDDLIKRGMAVRDPSSPHKVRLLLEDYPYAVDGLAIWTAIEQWVTEYLAIYYTSDSVLQSDVELQAWWKEVREVGHGDLKDAAWWPKMKTVAELVKACATIIWTGSALHAAVNFGQYPYAGYHPNKPSASRRPMPEPDTEEYSLLARDPEKVFIRTITNQMQAIIGISLLEILSKHSSDEIYLGQRDTPEWTSDAKALEAFKRFGTRLEGIESQVVALNGNPQLKNRNGPAQFPYMLLYPNTSDHTGEAEGLTARGIPNSISI, from the exons aTGTTCGGCGGCGGTCTCGACATCATCGGCGGGATCACCGGGAGCAAGACCCGGCTCAAGGGGTCGGTGGTGCTGACCCGCAAGAATGCGCTCGACTTCAACGACCTGGGCGCCACCGTCATGGACAACGTCACCGAGTTCCTCGGCCGCGGCGTCACCTGCCAGCTCATCAGCTCCACCATCGTCGACTCCA ACAACGGGAACCGCGGGAAGGTGGGCGCGGAGGCGAGCCTGGAGCAGTGGATCACCAGCCTGCCGTTCATCACGGTGGGCGAGAACAAGTTCAGCGTCAACTTCGACTGGGCGGTGGACAAGCTGGGCGTGCCGGGCGCCATCATCGTCAAGAACAACCACGCCTCCGAGTTCTTCCTCAAGACCATCACCCTCGACAACGTCCCCGGCCACGGCAAGGTCGTCTTCGTCGCCAACTCGTGGGTCTACCCACAGGCCAAGTACCGCTACAGCCGCGTCTTCTTCGCCAACGAT ACGTACCTGCCCAGCAAGATGCCGGCGGCACTGAAGCCGTACCGCGACGACGAGCTCCGGAACCTGAGGGGGGACGACCAGCAGGGGCCCTACGAGGCGCACGACCGTGTCTACCGCTACGACGTCTACCACGACCTCGGCGACTCCCGCCAGATCCTCGGTGGCTCCAAGGAGTTCCCCTACCCTCGCCGCTGCCGCACCGGCCGCAAGCTCTCACAAACCA ACCCCGATCGCGAGAGCCGGCTGCTGCCGCTGGTGCAGAGCATCTACGTGCCGCGGGACGAGCTGTTCGGGCATCTCAAGAAGTCGGACTTCCTTGGCTACTCGCTCAAGGCGCTGGTGGAAGGGATCATACCGGCCATCCGCACCTACGTCGACCTCTCCCCCGGCGAGTTCGACTCCTTCGCCGACATCCTCAAGCTCTACGAGGGTGGCATCAAGCTGCCCGACATCCCGGCCCTCCAGGAGATGCGCAAGCGCTTCCCGCTCCAGCTCGTCAAGGACCTCATCCCCATGGGCGGCGACTACCTCCTCAAGCCCCCCAAGCCACAAGTCATCAAAC AGGACGAGAAAGCATGGATGACCGACGCCGAGTTCGCAAGGGAGATTCTCGCCGGCGTCAACCCGATGATGATCACCCGTGTCACG GAATTCCCCCCCAAGAGTACTCTGGATCCCAGCCAGTACGGCGACCACACCAGCACCATCACCGAGGCGCACATCGGGTTGAGCCTGGAGGGCCTCACCGTGCAGCAGGCAGTCGCTAGCAACAGGCTCTACATCCTCGACCACCACGACCACATGATGCCGTACCTCGTCAGGCTCAACAACCTCGACGACACCTTCCTCTACGCCACCAGGACTCTGCTCTTCCTGAAAGGTGACGGCACGCTGGCGCCGGTCGCCATCGAGCTGAGCACGCCTCTTCTCGAGGGCGGCCTCACCACCGCGAAGAGCACCGTCTACACTCCGGCGTCCACCGGCGTCGAGGCCTGGATATGGCAGCTGGCCAAGGCGTACGTCTGCGTCAACGACTACGGCTATCACCAGCTGGTCAGCCACTGGCTCAACACCCACGCCGTGATGGAGCCCTTCATCATCGCCACGAACCGGCAGCTGAGCGTGACCCACCCGGTGCACAAGCTTCTGCACCCGCACTACCGTGACACGATGAACATCAACTCGCGGGCGCGCGAGCTGCTCGTCAGCGCCGGCGGGATCATCGAGCTGACCGTCTTCCAGCGCAAGTACGCCATGGAGATGTCCTCCGTCACCTACAAGGACTGGAACTTCAACGAGCAGGCCCTACCAGACGACCTAATCAAGAG GGGGATGGCGGTCCGTGACCCATCTAGCCCGCACAAAGTGCGGTTGCTGCTTGAGGACTACCCTTATGCGGTGGACGGGCTGGCTATCTGGACCGCCATCGAGCAGTGGGTGACAGAGTATCTTGCCATCTACTACACAAGCGACAGTGTGCTTCAGAGCGATGTGGAGCTGCAGGCGTGGTGGAAGGAGGTTCGCGAAGTCGGGCACGGCGACCTCAAGGACGCGGCGTGGTGGCCTAAGATGAAGACGGTGGCGGAGCTGGTCAAGGCCTGCGCCACCATCATCTGGACCGGGTCGGCGCTGCATGCCGCCGTAAACTTCGGGCAGTACCCGTACGCAGGTTACCATCCCAACAAGCCGTCAGCGAGCCGTCGTCCGATGCCTGAGCCGGACACCGAGGAGTACTCACTGCTGGCCCGCGACCCGGAAAAGGTCTTCATCCGCACCATCACCAACCAAATGCAGGCCATCATTGGCATTTCTCTGCTGGAGATCCTATCCAAGCATTCCTCCGATGAGATTTACCTCGGGCAGCGTGACACGCCGGAGTGGACGTCAGATGCCAAGGCACTGGAGGCGTTCAAGCGGTTCGGCACGAGGCTGGAGGGCATCGAGAGCCAGGTGGTGGCCTTGAACGGAAACCCCCAGCTCAAGAACCGCAACGGGCCGGCCCAGTTTCCGTATATGCTGCTCTACCCCAACACCTCCGACCACACGGGTGAGGCCGAGGGGCTCACGGCCAGGGGCATCCCCAACAGCATCTCCATCTAA